One genomic region from Metallosphaera tengchongensis encodes:
- a CDS encoding DUF5751 family protein has translation MEVRNKSLLVFVGAREDTLADLFRKIMKDARTSGFRKIVIDVISDSPHWQVLASVREAILDNIDLGLEVYTWKAEEADRMLKKAEEIRPDGVMTYCDEDNKFFMSRLLSNLSEKLKINIVRDNCK, from the coding sequence ATGGAAGTAAGAAACAAGTCCCTTCTAGTTTTCGTCGGGGCTAGGGAGGACACTTTGGCTGACCTTTTTAGGAAGATAATGAAGGACGCTAGAACTTCTGGGTTTAGGAAAATAGTAATTGACGTAATTTCAGACTCTCCTCATTGGCAGGTTCTAGCTAGCGTTAGAGAAGCTATCCTGGACAACATTGATTTGGGCCTGGAGGTATATACGTGGAAGGCAGAGGAAGCAGATAGGATGTTAAAGAAGGCCGAAGAGATTCGACCTGATGGAGTCATGACCTATTGCGATGAGGATAACAAATTCTTCATGTCTAGGCTCTTAAGTAATCTCTCTGAAAAGCTCAAGATCAATATAGTTAGAGATAATTGTAAGTAG
- a CDS encoding ATP-grasp domain-containing protein, whose amino-acid sequence MAKIAVIHESQKLTEASKQLLYEIKSRGHSAYYIRVSKINVSVDDETKVTYSGRALELNGALIRNLGFLTTIEQLIRRADMIREIEQRGVVTMNSIQSMLLARDKFASISKLAKANLPVPNTALVEDPFEVMRLVEKWGEVVIKPLVGSLGLGSVKVSDADIAFRVAKSILSVNQPVYVQKYIRKPNRDIRAFVVGDRLLGSIYRISPENWKTNVAQGALVQALSPKDLGEIEEISVKATRTLGLDYSGVDIVEDLDGGYKILEVNGAPLWKGFQSATSVNPAKYIVDLLTEKIRK is encoded by the coding sequence TTGGCAAAAATAGCTGTCATTCATGAGTCGCAAAAGCTAACTGAGGCTTCAAAACAGCTCCTTTACGAAATAAAATCCAGAGGGCATAGTGCTTATTACATAAGGGTCTCAAAAATAAACGTGTCCGTTGACGACGAGACCAAGGTGACCTATTCAGGGAGGGCCTTAGAGCTCAATGGAGCTCTCATCAGAAACCTAGGATTTCTTACCACGATAGAACAACTGATAAGGAGGGCAGACATGATCAGGGAAATAGAGCAGAGGGGAGTCGTCACCATGAACAGCATACAATCAATGCTTTTAGCAAGAGACAAATTTGCTAGCATATCAAAGTTAGCTAAGGCTAATCTTCCAGTACCCAACACAGCTCTCGTCGAAGACCCCTTTGAGGTAATGAGGCTAGTTGAGAAGTGGGGTGAGGTAGTAATTAAGCCTCTAGTTGGGAGTCTAGGGCTTGGTTCGGTGAAGGTCTCTGATGCCGATATAGCGTTCAGAGTAGCCAAGTCAATACTTTCAGTAAATCAACCCGTTTACGTTCAGAAGTATATAAGGAAGCCCAATAGGGACATAAGGGCTTTTGTGGTTGGTGATAGGCTACTGGGTAGCATATATAGGATCTCCCCAGAGAACTGGAAAACCAACGTAGCCCAGGGGGCCCTAGTCCAGGCACTGTCTCCAAAGGACTTAGGCGAGATAGAGGAGATCAGTGTAAAGGCGACCAGGACTTTAGGTTTAGACTACTCTGGAGTTGACATAGTGGAGGACCTTGACGGGGGATACAAGATACTAGAGGTAAATGGTGCCCCTCTCTGGAAGGGCTTTCAGAGCGCCACCTCTGTCAATCCCGCTAAATATATAGTTGACCTACTCACTGAGAAAATCAGGAAATGA
- a CDS encoding NAD(P)/FAD-dependent oxidoreductase — protein sequence MKLAIVGGGPAGISLGWFLRGTKIDATVYEGLDDVGKKPCAWGLLKGIENQIDIPKESIYSEIKGFRIFLDGKLISEVRERERLGYIVDKPMFLRKLGEKIDLRLNSKVVVKDGVLTVNGKQEQADKVIFATGHYSLGKDVTIPAVQYITDLNYDPEMVDMYFYSDLLGYGWIFPDPKGAKIGVGGYGSVDFIKEKLKTITKGKVLGFHGARVSDFGVLEERLNGSYIGEALGTVYAVTGEGIRPSIMSAKIMANALLEDKDFSKEFKRSKLYWSLQIHAKVIKEAKARNSVKGLERVLLKADPRLVVKFAMGDFGKLDLIKLFGSSII from the coding sequence TTGAAGCTGGCGATAGTGGGTGGTGGTCCTGCGGGAATTTCACTGGGTTGGTTCCTGCGAGGGACTAAAATCGATGCGACAGTGTACGAAGGTTTAGATGACGTTGGGAAAAAACCTTGCGCCTGGGGACTACTTAAGGGAATTGAGAACCAAATAGACATCCCTAAGGAGAGCATCTACAGCGAAATAAAGGGGTTTAGGATATTTTTAGACGGGAAGCTTATCTCTGAAGTAAGGGAGAGGGAGAGGTTAGGTTACATTGTTGATAAACCAATGTTCTTGAGGAAGCTTGGGGAGAAGATCGATCTGAGGCTAAACTCTAAGGTGGTGGTTAAAGACGGCGTACTGACTGTTAACGGGAAGCAAGAGCAAGCCGACAAGGTAATATTCGCCACCGGTCACTACTCCTTAGGTAAGGATGTGACGATCCCAGCAGTCCAGTATATAACCGACCTAAACTACGACCCTGAGATGGTGGACATGTACTTCTACTCCGACCTCCTAGGGTACGGCTGGATATTCCCTGACCCAAAAGGAGCTAAGATAGGGGTTGGAGGGTACGGCTCAGTTGATTTCATTAAGGAGAAGCTCAAGACCATAACCAAGGGGAAGGTCCTAGGTTTCCACGGAGCCAGGGTTTCGGACTTTGGCGTTTTGGAAGAAAGGTTGAACGGCTCCTACATAGGAGAGGCCCTGGGGACAGTTTACGCTGTGACAGGGGAGGGAATAAGACCCTCTATTATGTCTGCTAAAATAATGGCCAATGCCCTCCTCGAGGATAAGGACTTCAGCAAGGAGTTCAAAAGGAGCAAGCTTTACTGGTCCCTACAAATTCACGCTAAGGTAATTAAGGAGGCTAAAGCCAGAAATTCAGTCAAAGGACTGGAGAGGGTATTACTGAAGGCTGACCCCAGGTTAGTTGTGAAGTTCGCCATGGGGGATTTCGGGAAGTTAGATCTTATTAAACTGTTCGGAAGTTCTATTATATGA
- a CDS encoding digeranylgeranylglycerophospholipid reductase has translation MKQVNYDLLIIGGGFAGSTAAWHLANKGLKILLIDSKPWSRIGDKPCGDAVSKEHFDNLGMPYPEGEQLEQKIEGIKLYSPDMSTEWTVKGEGFEINAPAYTQRLLKEAQDRGVEVMDLTTAMKPIFQDGYVKGAVIFDRRKEEQIEVNAKIVIEATGYSRSFRSKLPQELPVAEDMDEKDSDIAYREVAYTRSDIEEPTYLKIFINQTTSPGGYWWYFPKGKDKVNIGLGIQGGMGYPSIYTFYEKYWKDYGADVDRSRMIVKGGALVPTRRPLDTLVWNGVIVIGDSGYTANPVHGGGKGSAMISGFCAARAVLNAFEKGDFSANSLWETNICYNDRYGAKQASLELFRRFLQKLSDDDINYGMRKKVIREEDLLEASTTGDLQLSVADKAIRVIAGIGRPSLLYKLKNVAQYMKDVKALYKNYPTSPEGLGQWRSNVRQLISEFDKVVSK, from the coding sequence TTGAAACAGGTCAACTATGACTTACTAATCATAGGTGGAGGTTTTGCTGGATCAACTGCGGCCTGGCATTTGGCGAACAAGGGCCTGAAAATATTGCTTATAGACAGCAAACCTTGGAGCAGAATAGGAGATAAGCCTTGCGGAGATGCAGTAAGCAAGGAGCATTTCGACAACTTAGGTATGCCCTATCCAGAAGGAGAACAACTGGAGCAGAAGATAGAGGGCATTAAGCTCTATAGCCCGGACATGTCCACTGAGTGGACCGTTAAGGGCGAAGGTTTCGAGATAAACGCACCGGCATATACGCAGAGGTTACTGAAGGAAGCTCAAGATCGTGGAGTTGAAGTCATGGATCTAACGACTGCAATGAAGCCAATCTTCCAAGATGGTTACGTTAAGGGTGCAGTGATATTTGACAGAAGAAAGGAGGAACAGATAGAAGTTAATGCGAAAATAGTTATTGAGGCAACAGGATACTCGAGAAGCTTCAGGAGTAAGTTGCCTCAAGAGCTACCAGTCGCCGAGGACATGGACGAAAAGGACTCTGACATCGCGTACAGGGAGGTAGCGTACACCAGGTCCGACATAGAAGAGCCCACATACCTGAAGATATTCATAAACCAAACCACATCTCCTGGAGGGTATTGGTGGTACTTCCCGAAGGGAAAGGACAAGGTCAACATAGGCTTAGGGATTCAGGGTGGTATGGGTTACCCGAGCATTTACACTTTCTATGAAAAGTACTGGAAAGATTACGGAGCTGACGTAGACAGGAGCAGGATGATAGTCAAGGGAGGAGCTCTAGTCCCAACTAGGAGACCCCTTGACACTCTAGTGTGGAACGGAGTGATCGTAATCGGTGACTCTGGTTACACAGCTAACCCCGTTCACGGAGGAGGTAAGGGATCAGCTATGATATCCGGTTTCTGCGCAGCGAGAGCAGTACTAAACGCCTTTGAGAAAGGTGATTTCTCAGCCAACTCCCTGTGGGAAACCAACATTTGCTACAACGACAGATATGGAGCTAAGCAGGCCAGTCTTGAGCTCTTTAGGAGGTTCTTGCAGAAACTCTCAGATGACGACATAAACTACGGGATGAGAAAGAAGGTAATAAGGGAAGAGGACTTATTGGAGGCCAGCACGACTGGAGATCTCCAGCTCTCTGTGGCCGACAAGGCAATCAGGGTAATAGCTGGAATAGGGAGACCATCGTTACTTTACAAGTTGAAGAACGTAGCTCAGTACATGAAGGACGTGAAGGCGCTATACAAGAATTATCCAACTTCCCCAGAAGGTCTAGGGCAATGGAGGAGTAACGTAAGGCAACTCATCTCAGAGTTTGACAAAGTAGTCTCCAAATAA
- a CDS encoding Lrp/AsnC family transcriptional regulator yields MNEHYYLDGIDRKILDILQKDSRTPFSRLAKMLDLSESTIHMRVKRLVKEGVIKNFGIEIDLDRIGLNVLAFVLIKAEPKKYEEILKKLIEMKEIYDIYDVTGEYYALLKVRVKSREDLAKVLDYIGKLEGITSTYTMVALRTIKEKKGLEE; encoded by the coding sequence ATGAACGAGCATTATTACCTAGACGGTATTGATAGGAAAATTTTAGATATACTCCAGAAGGACTCTAGAACCCCATTTTCAAGATTAGCTAAGATGCTGGACCTGAGCGAGTCAACCATCCACATGAGAGTGAAGAGACTGGTTAAGGAGGGTGTAATTAAGAATTTTGGGATAGAGATCGACTTGGACAGGATAGGGCTTAACGTTTTGGCTTTTGTATTGATCAAGGCAGAGCCCAAGAAGTATGAGGAAATTCTTAAGAAATTGATAGAGATGAAGGAAATATATGATATCTACGACGTCACAGGTGAGTATTACGCCCTCCTTAAGGTCAGGGTAAAGTCAAGGGAGGATTTAGCTAAGGTTCTCGACTACATCGGCAAACTGGAGGGAATTACCTCTACCTACACGATGGTAGCCCTTAGGACTATAAAGGAGAAGAAAGGTTTGGAAGAATGA
- a CDS encoding phosphoesterase — MKILVISNVRFPEPHIESVLSNIIKKEEPETIVLDGDTTQCYWDYECPRVIDVLYVIRSIAPWAQLVYIQGDMDPHALKCIMAEPRYREEIIGTTMYIADISSIKYYIIHGHQGDIDQLRKTVGAGPWDWLVIGQQKRLEVDKLARVIYTGGITREYPPESRGYVVITDSAHYTRSLSH; from the coding sequence ATGAAAATCCTGGTCATAAGCAACGTTAGGTTTCCAGAACCCCACATAGAAAGTGTGCTCTCCAATATAATAAAGAAGGAGGAACCTGAGACCATAGTCTTGGATGGGGATACAACCCAGTGTTACTGGGATTACGAGTGCCCTAGGGTTATTGACGTCCTATACGTAATAAGGAGCATCGCACCTTGGGCCCAATTGGTCTATATCCAGGGGGATATGGATCCACACGCCCTCAAGTGCATAATGGCAGAGCCTAGATATAGGGAGGAAATAATAGGTACAACCATGTACATCGCCGACATATCTTCAATAAAATATTACATAATTCACGGCCATCAGGGCGACATAGATCAATTGAGGAAAACAGTTGGGGCTGGTCCCTGGGATTGGCTCGTCATAGGTCAACAAAAGAGGTTAGAAGTGGACAAGCTAGCCAGAGTGATATACACGGGGGGTATAACTAGGGAGTACCCCCCAGAGAGTAGGGGTTACGTTGTAATAACGGACTCTGCCCATTATACCAGGAGCCTCAGCCACTAA
- a CDS encoding isoaspartyl peptidase/L-asparaginase: MKYTSPILLIHGGAGLWRNGSEERVIDSLKEALEVGYLEFNRGSSLEAVRESIASLEDSGVFNAGKGSVKNSHGEVEMDAGIMYGNTLSVGAVASVRAKNPIRKAYEVLQQGKHVLMVRTYWEETQVLSQGLDDRDTVGAVALDKDGNLSAGTSTGGIAGKLPGRVGDSPIPGAGFYATKLVAVSSTGIGELILRTLPAKEVEILRSMGYPLEDSLRAVVNKFTSWFGRDNLGMIALDNQGYASALFNTYAMPRGIKWSGGEKTFFKEGEI; this comes from the coding sequence ATGAAGTACACTTCACCAATTCTGCTCATACACGGCGGAGCAGGTCTCTGGCGAAATGGATCTGAGGAGAGAGTAATTGACTCCTTGAAAGAGGCCCTGGAAGTAGGCTACCTGGAGTTCAACAGAGGGAGTTCCCTGGAAGCGGTAAGGGAGAGTATAGCCTCCTTAGAGGACTCTGGCGTTTTCAACGCAGGTAAGGGAAGCGTCAAAAATTCTCACGGAGAAGTTGAAATGGACGCGGGGATAATGTATGGGAATACCCTGTCTGTTGGCGCTGTAGCCTCTGTAAGAGCCAAAAATCCCATAAGGAAGGCCTACGAGGTGTTGCAACAGGGTAAGCACGTCCTCATGGTCAGGACTTACTGGGAGGAAACTCAAGTTTTATCGCAGGGACTTGACGACAGGGATACTGTAGGTGCAGTTGCACTGGACAAGGATGGAAACCTATCAGCTGGGACTAGTACAGGAGGCATAGCTGGTAAACTTCCAGGCAGAGTTGGAGATTCTCCCATACCAGGGGCTGGCTTCTACGCTACCAAGTTAGTGGCAGTTTCCTCAACAGGGATTGGGGAGTTAATTTTGAGGACGCTTCCAGCCAAGGAGGTGGAGATTCTAAGATCCATGGGTTACCCTCTTGAGGACTCCTTGAGGGCAGTTGTGAACAAGTTTACCAGTTGGTTTGGGAGGGATAACCTAGGAATGATAGCCTTAGACAACCAGGGATACGCCTCAGCATTATTTAATACTTACGCAATGCCAAGAGGAATTAAGTGGTCTGGAGGAGAGAAGACGTTCTTCAAGGAGGGAGAAATATGA